The Acanthopagrus latus isolate v.2019 chromosome 13, fAcaLat1.1, whole genome shotgun sequence genome contains a region encoding:
- the LOC119030674 gene encoding reticulon-4 receptor-like 1, producing MFRRGYGGVELLLVLCGLDLSLPCPRHCICYTSPSTVSCQAHNFHAVPEGIPAQSERVFLQNNKIQRLLRGHFSPTTTMLWLYSNNISYIQPSTFHGFDRLEELDLGDNRHLNAIASDTFMGLGRLHALHLYHCGLISLPPGIFSGLHNLQYLYLQDNQLEFLEDDLFIDLLNLSHLFLHGNRLWSLRQNTFRGLGVLDRLLLHQNRIQWVDRQAFHDLRRLTTLYLFNNSLTELSGGSLTLLPALEYLRLNDNPWECDCKALSLWDWLRRFRGSTSSLVCVSPPELAGKDLKTVKKEELPSCEGHARGGQGREMEHGESLNHLNRHRNHHNHHQRPYLPHGDQYSLPSPSPLPRPPKGGRRNCTRRGRKAKGGLNEVQVLREDGEKDYAPDGGKYDLSGSGRRKNKCIPRTSVGPPSGVQRANNKAGSHLADYLFCLPSALLMSLISVIVR from the exons GTTATGGTGGGGTGGAGTTACTCTTGGTGCTGTGTGGCCTGGATCTCTCCCTGCCCTGCCCCCGACACTGCATCTGCTACACTTCACCTAGCACCGTCTCCTGCCAAGCCCACAACTTCCATGCCGTGCCCGAGGGCATCCCGGCTCAGAGCGAGCGCGTCTTCCTGCAGAACAACAAGATCCAGCGGCTGCTCCGTGGCCACTTctcacccaccaccaccatgttGTGGCTTTACTCCAACAACATCTCCTACATACAGCCGTCCACCTTCCACGGCTTTGATCGCCTGGAGGAGCTCGACCTTGGGGACAACCGGCACCTGAACGCCATCGCCTCAGACACCTTCATGGGTCTGGGTAGGCTACACGCCCTGCACCTCTACCACTGTGGCCTGATCAGCCTGCCTCCAGGGATCTTTTCAGGCCTCCATAATCTTCAGTATCTCTACCTACAG GACAACCAGTTAGAGTTCCTGGAGGACGATCTGTTCATCGACTTACTGAACCTCAGTCATCTCTTCCTGCATGGCAATCGATTATGGAGCCTTCGACAGAACACTTTCCGTGGTCTGGGGGTGTTGGACCGTCTGCTTCTCCACCAGAATCGAATCCAGTGGGTTGATCGGCAGGCTTTCCACGACCTGCGACGCCTCACCACCCTTTATCTGTTCAATAACTCCCTGACTGAGCTATCTGGTGGCAGCTTGACGCTCCTGCCTGCCCTGGAGTACCTACGACTTAACGACAACCCCTGGGAGTGTGACTGCAAGGCCCTGTCACTTTGGGATTGGCTGCGGAGGTTCAGAGGCTCCACCTCCTCACTGGTTTGTGTTTCTCCCCCAGAGCTGGCAGGAAAGGACCTGAAGACGGTGAAGAAAGAGGAGCTGCCCAGTTGTGAGGGTCACGCACGTGGCGGCCAAGGTCGGGAGATGGAGCACGGAGAGTCTTTGAATCACCTGAATCGGCACAGAAACCATCACAACCACCATCAGCGGCCGTACTTGCCTCACGGGGACCAGTACAGCTTGCCGTCACCCTCGCCCCTGCCTCGGCCACCTAAGGGAGGCCGCAGAAACTGTACCCGCCGGGGCCGCAAGGCCAAAGGGGGGCTCAATGAGGTACAGGTACTGCGGGAGGATGGGGAGAAGGACTATGCTCCAGACGGAGGTAAATATGACCTGTCTGGATCTGGAAGGAGGAAGAACAAGTGCATCCCCAGAACTTCTGTTGGCCCACCAAGCGGGGTCCAGAGAGCCAATAATAAAGCAGGGTCACACCTCGCTGATTATCTCTTCTGTTTACCGTCAGCCCTTCTGATGTCACTGATCTCTGTGATCGTACgctga